One genomic region from Actinocatenispora thailandica encodes:
- a CDS encoding LLM class flavin-dependent oxidoreductase: protein MSESSRRRLGVMYDRDRAPEGLPAFARALDELPVDDLWVVEDLSWAGGVTSAAIALGASERLRVGLGIAPAPLRNPVLLAMELATLARVHPGRLIAGIGHGVPGWMDQVGAGTPHKLALLGETITAVQTLLRGETLTLRGEVIHVDGVTLVHPPSVVPPVVAGVVGPRSLALAGRVADGTILPEGIGPAGVTAALARIDATAPHELTVFTYLSLDTDAPAFTEMVTDQARWLGVAPDAMHSAAGDPATAADRVRQLWDAGAGTVAVRPFTADPIAEVRALLAALGR, encoded by the coding sequence GTGAGCGAAAGCAGCCGGCGCCGGCTGGGCGTCATGTACGACCGGGACCGTGCCCCGGAGGGCCTGCCCGCCTTCGCCCGCGCGCTGGACGAGCTGCCCGTCGACGACCTGTGGGTGGTCGAGGACCTGAGCTGGGCCGGTGGCGTGACCTCGGCGGCGATCGCGTTGGGCGCCAGCGAGCGGCTGCGGGTGGGCCTGGGCATCGCACCGGCACCGCTGCGCAACCCGGTGTTGCTCGCGATGGAGCTGGCCACCCTCGCCCGCGTCCACCCAGGGCGGCTGATCGCCGGCATCGGCCACGGCGTACCGGGCTGGATGGACCAGGTCGGCGCCGGCACCCCGCACAAGCTGGCGCTGCTGGGCGAGACCATCACCGCGGTGCAGACGCTGCTGCGCGGCGAGACGCTCACCCTGCGCGGCGAGGTGATCCATGTCGACGGGGTGACGCTGGTGCACCCGCCGTCCGTCGTGCCGCCGGTCGTCGCCGGCGTCGTCGGGCCACGCTCGCTGGCGCTCGCCGGCCGGGTCGCCGACGGCACGATCCTGCCGGAGGGCATCGGCCCGGCCGGGGTCACCGCCGCGCTGGCGCGGATCGATGCGACGGCACCGCACGAGCTGACCGTCTTCACCTACCTGTCGCTGGACACCGACGCGCCCGCCTTCACCGAGATGGTGACCGACCAGGCGCGGTGGCTCGGCGTAGCGCCCGACGCGATGCACTCGGCGGCCGGCGACCCGGCCACGGCCGCCGACCGGGTCCGGCAGCTCTGGGATGCCGGCGCCGGGACCGTCGCGGTCCGGCCGTTCACCGCCGATCCGATCGCCGAGGTACGCGCCCTGCTCGCCGCCCTCGGCCGCTGA
- a CDS encoding SDR family oxidoreductase, whose product MSMLTGKTALVTGASRGIGRAIAERLAADGAIVAVHYHRSAGAADEVVAGIRERGGAAFGVRAELGVPGDVDTLLAAFDTGITEYDRRGGLDILVNNAAIGTSDDLAGLTPAGFDALFAVNVKAPMFLVQQALPRLRDGGRIVNISSGVTRIALPDIIGYAATKGAVEAFSRNLAKQLGPRAITVNAVSPGIVETDVNPWLADPERARWAADFSAFGRVGQPGDIADVVAFVVGDDARWVTGQVLDATGGSAL is encoded by the coding sequence ATGAGCATGCTGACGGGCAAGACCGCGCTGGTTACCGGGGCGAGCCGGGGCATCGGGCGGGCCATCGCGGAGCGCCTCGCGGCCGACGGCGCGATCGTGGCCGTGCACTATCACCGCAGCGCGGGTGCCGCCGACGAGGTGGTGGCCGGGATCCGGGAGCGCGGCGGCGCCGCGTTCGGCGTCCGCGCCGAACTGGGCGTACCTGGTGACGTCGACACGCTGCTCGCGGCCTTCGACACCGGGATCACCGAGTACGACCGGCGTGGTGGCCTGGACATCCTCGTCAACAACGCGGCCATCGGCACCAGCGACGATCTCGCCGGACTGACCCCGGCGGGCTTCGACGCGCTGTTCGCGGTCAACGTGAAGGCGCCGATGTTCCTGGTCCAGCAGGCGTTGCCGCGGCTGCGGGACGGCGGCCGGATCGTCAACATCTCGTCGGGTGTCACCCGGATCGCGCTGCCCGACATCATCGGGTACGCGGCGACGAAGGGTGCGGTGGAAGCGTTCAGCCGTAACCTGGCCAAGCAGCTCGGCCCGCGCGCGATCACCGTGAACGCGGTGTCGCCCGGCATCGTCGAGACCGACGTCAACCCCTGGTTGGCCGACCCCGAGCGCGCCCGGTGGGCGGCGGACTTCTCCGCGTTCGGCCGGGTCGGTCAGCCCGGCGACATCGCCGACGTGGTCGCGTTCGTGGTCGGCGACGACGCGCGCTGGGTGACCGGGCAGGTCCTCGATGCCACCGGCGGATCGGCCCTCTGA